GGGTGACGTCTTCTACCTGCACTCCCGTCTGCTGGAGCGCGCGGCGAAGCTGTCTGACGAGTACGGCGCCGGTTCGATGACGGCCCTGCCGATCATCGAGACCAAGGCGAACGACGTGGGTGCGTTCATCCCGACGAACGTCATCTCGATCACCGACGGCCAGGTCTTCCTGGAGTCCGACCTGTTCAACCAGGGCGTCCGTCCGGCGATCAACGTCGGTGTGTCCGTCTCCCGTGTCGGTGGTGACGCACAGACCAAGGGTATGAAGAAGGTCGCCGGTAACCTGCGACTCGACCTGGCCGCCTACCGCGACCTCGAGGCGTTCGCCACCTTCGCGTCCGACCTGGACGAGTACTCCAAGGCCCAGCTGGACCGCGGTGAGCGTCTCGTCGAGCTGCTGAAGCAGAACGAGACCGAGCCGCAGGCCGTCGAGGACCAGATGGTCTCCATCTACCTCGCCGGTGAGGGCGAGTTCGACACCGTCCCGGTGCAGGACGTCCGCCGTTACGAGGCCGAGCTGTGGGAGTACCTCCACGCCAGCTACAAGGGCGTCTACGACCAGATCGCCGGCGGTAAGCCGCTGACCGACGAGTCGAAGCAGACCCTGGTCGCCGCCAACACGGAGTTCGCCAAGAGCTTCCAGACCACCGACGGCACCCCGGTCATCAACGAGCCGGAGCCTGCGGCCCTGGCCGACAAGGACCTGGACCAGGCCCAGATCACCGTCTCCACCAAGAAGTAGGGGCGACGATGACTGACCAGGCCAAGTACACCGAAGAAGGGAGGTAGGAACGATGGCAACACTTCGCGAGCTCAAGGACCGCATCAAGTCGGTCAACTCGACGAAGAAGATCACCAAGGCGCAGGAGCTCATTGCGACCTCGAAGATCACGAAGGCACAGGCGCGGGTCTCCGCGGCCCAGCCCTACGCCGACGAGATCACCAAGGTCGTCCAGCGACTGGCGTCGGCCTCCTCCCTGGATCACCCGATGCTCGACGTGAACGCCGAGACCCGTCGGGCAGCCATCCTGGTGATCACCAGTGACCGCGGCATGTGTGGCGGCTACAACCACAACGTGCTGAAGACCACCGTGGAGCTGCGTAAGAAGCTCCAGAACGAGGGCAAGGACGTCGTCCTCTACGTCGCAGGTTCCAAGGGCGTGGACTACTTCTCCTTCCGCAGCGAACCGCTGGCGGGTGCGTGGACCGGATTCTCCCAGGATCCCGACTACGCCCTGAGCCACGATCTGCGCCACCACCTCATCGACGGCTTCACCGCCGGCCTCGACGGCACGACCCCGCCCCGCGAGGGGCTGAGCGCGCCGGAGGGCCAGGGCCTCCCGGGCTTCGACGAGCTACACGTGGTCTACACGCGCTTCCAGTCGATGCTCACCCAGACCCCGCAGGCGATCCGCATGCTGCCGATCGAGCCCCGCGTCGAGGACGACCTCGCCACCGGCGAGGACATGCTCTCCGACGCAGGCTCCGTGGTGGCGGACTTCGACTTCGAGCCGGACCCGGACACGCTGCTCGCGCAGCTGCTGCCGCAGTACGTCTCGCGGGCGATTTTCGCACTCCTGCTGGAGTCGGCCGCCAGTGAATCCGCCGCCCGACGTACCGCCATGTCGGCGGCGACGGACAACGCGAGTGCACTGGTCAACGACCTCTCGCGCGTGGCGAACCAGATGCGCCAGGCGAAGATCACCCAGGAAATCTCAGAGATCGTCGGCGGCGTGGATGCGCTGGCCGACAGCGGAGAAAGTGACTAACTAATGACTACAGCTACTCAGGCGCAGCGTGAGGACGCCGCGTCGACTGCTGCCGGACGCGTTGTCCGTGTCATCGGCCCGGTCGTCGACGTGGAATTCCCGCGCGGCGAGCTGCCGGCACTGTACAACGCCCTGCACGTCGACGTGGCTCTCGAAGCTGTCGCGAAGACCATCACCCTCGAGGTCGCCCAGCACCTCGGTGACAACGTCGTGCGCACCATCGCCATGGCCCCGACCGACGGTCTGATCCGCGGCCAGTCCGTGGCGGACTCGGGCGCCCAGATCTCGGTGCCGGTCGGCGACATCGTCAAGGGCCACGTGTTCAACGCCCTCGGCGACTGCCTCGACGAGCCCGGTCTCGGCCGGGACGGCGAGCAGTGGGGCATCCACCGCGACGCCCCGTCCTTCGACCAGCTCGAGGGTCGCACCCAGATGATGGAGACGGGCATCAAGGTCATCGACCTGCTGACCCCGTACGTCCAGGGCGGCAAGATCGGCCTGTTCGGCGGTGCCGGTGTGGGCAAGACCGTGCTCATCCAGGAGATGATCACCCGTATCGCCCGCGAGTTCTCCGGTACCTCCGTGTTCGCCGGCGTCGGCGAGCGCACCCGTGAGGGTACGGACCTCCACCTGGAGATGGAGGAGATGGGCGTCCTGCAGGACACCGCCCTCGTTTTCGGCCAGATGGACGAGCCCCCGGGAGTCCGTATGCGCGTGGCCCTGTCCGGTCTGACCATGGCGGAGTACTTCCGCGATGTGCAGAACCAGGACGTGCTGCTGTTCATCGACAACATCTTCCGTTTCACCCAGGCCGGTTCCGAGGTCTCCACGCTGCTGGGCCGCATGCCCTCCGCCGTGGGTTACCAGCCGACCCTGGCGGACGAGATGGGTGAGCTGCAGGAGCGGATCACGTCGACCAAGGGCCACTCGATCACCTCGCTGCAGGCCGTCTACGTGCCTGCCGACGACTACACCGACCCGGCCCCGGCGACGACGTTCGCCCACCTGGACGCGACCACCGAGCTCGACCGTGCGATTTCCTCGAAGGGTATCTACCCTGCGGTGAACCCGCTGACGTCGACCTCCCGCATCCTGGAGCCCGGCATCGTCGGCCAGCGCCACTACGACATCGCGCAGCGCGTGATCGGTATCCTGCAGAAGAACAAGGAACTGCAGGACATCATCGCCATCCTCGGTATGGACGAGCTGTCCGAGGAGGACAAGATCGTCGTGGCGCGTGCCCGCCGGATCGAGCGCTTCCTGGGCCAGAACTTCTTCGTGGCCCAGAAGTTCACGGACATCCCGGGTTCGTTCGTGCCGCTGAAGGACACGATCGACGCGTTCGAGCGGATCTGCAACGGCGAGTTCGACGCCTACCCGGAGCAGTGCTTCGACGGTCTGGGTGGACTCGACGACGTCGAGGCCGCCTACAAGAAGCTCACCGAGAAGTAGGGAGACACGCACATGGCTGAGATTGCCGCTGAACTGGTGGCCGTGGAGCGGAAGCTGTGGTCCGGTAAGGCCACCTCCGTCTCCGCGCAGACCACCGAGGGCGAGATCGGCGTGCTCCCCGGCCACGAGCCGCTCCTCGGCCAGCTGGTCGAGGACGGTGTGGTCGTCATCCGGACGGTCGACGGCGAGAAGCTCGTCGCCGCCGTCCAGGGTGGTTTCATCTCCGTGTCCACGGAGAAGATCACCATCCTGGCCGACACGGCCGTCTGGGCCTCCGAGGTCGACACCTCCGCGGCCGAGGCCGCGGAGAACCGGGCGGACGCCTCCCGGAGCGACCACGACCGGGCGGTGTCCGAACTGCGCGCCGTCAAGCGTCTGCAGGAGCACTAGACCGCTCCCGTCGCGCTTGCGACCCGGGCTCCCCGCGAGCCCCCTGACCGGCGGCCCTCCCCACCACGGGGAGGGCCGCCGGTTTCTGTATGCCTTTTTGTCCGCACACCCCGGGCCGTTAGACTGGTCGGAAAGCTCCGGCAGGCCGGAGAGTGTGACGTCAGTGGACTCCGCGGGTGACTCCCGCCGGGGAATCGGCGACCGAGAAGGGGCGTGACTGGTGGTCTGGACCATCGTGGTGACCGTGGTAGTGATCGCACTGGTATGTGCGGTGCTCATCGCCGGAGGGCGGTTCCTCACGCTCCGGAGTCGCGGTATCCTTGTGGTGGTCAGGCCCCTTCCCAGCCCGGAAGGACGGCACTGGCGCCACGGGGTTCTCGTTTACGGGGGACTGGGCGCCCGGGTGTTCCAGGTCCGGTCACTGCGCCCGCTGCCGGACATGGAGATCCACCGGCAGGGCACCGAGATCGCCGGCCGCCGGGGGATCACCGAGTGGGAGTCCCAGTTCCTCGAGCCCGAGCTCCACGTCCTCGAGGTCACCGACGGGGGACGCCGTTTCGAGGTCGCCCTCGACGAAGCGGGGGACACCGCGCTGGTCGCCTGGCTGGAATCGGCGCCGTCGACCCGCCAGGTCCGGTCGATGAACAAGGTGGACCCGCGGCACGGTCTCGACTCCCGGTCGTGACCGCCCCCGCGGCTTTGTTACGCTGTCACCCATGCGAGTGCTGATCTGCCGGTGTGCCGTGGACTACGACGGGCGGCTGGAGGCGCACCTGCCCGAGGCCGACCGGCTGGTCCTGGTCAAGGCGGACGGTTCGGTGAGCATCCACGCCGATGACCGCGCCTACAAGCCGTTGAACTGGATGACCCCGCCCTGCACCCTGCGGGAGACCACCGGGGACGACCTCACGGAGGCGGACCGGGAACTCGGCGTCCGGCAGCTGTGGACGGTGGAGAACCCGAAGAAGGAACGTCTGACGATCCGGATCTTCGAGGTGTACCAGGACGTCTCCCGGGAGCTCGGGGAGGACCCCGGCCTGGTCAAGGACGGTGTGGAGGCGCATCTGCAGGAGCTGCTGGCCGCACAGATCGAGATCCTCGGGGAGGGTTACACCCTGGTCCGGCGGGAGTACCCGACCGCGATCGGGCCGGTCGACATCCTCTCGCGCGACAGTGAGGGCGGCTCGGTCGCCGTCGAGATCAAGCGGCGCGGCGGGATCGACGGCGTGGAACAGCTGACCCGCTATGTCGAACTGCTCAACCGTGACGAACTGCTCGCCCCGGTGCAGGGGGTGTTCGCCGCCCAGGAGATCAAGCCGCAGGCCCGGACCCTGGCCGAGGACCGCGGATTCCGCTGCGTGGTGCTGGACTACCAGGCGATGCGCGGTCTGGAACCGACCGAACTCCGGCTGTTCTGAGCGGGGGTCACAGCGATGCCGCGCCACAACCGCCGCGCCACCCCGGTTCCCCGCGGGCGGCGGACCCTGCCGTCGGAGGGGTCGACGTACTGGGGGACCCGCCGGGAGACCGGTCCGGGATGGGCGATGGGGGAGACCTACCTGGTCCGCCACATGGGTGCGTCCGCGGCCCGCAAGTTCTACGTGTGCCCGGGCTGCAACCAGAACATCCCGCCCGGGGTGGCCCACATCGTCGCCTGGCCGGACACCCACCGCGGCGGGGAGGACCGGAGGCACTGGCACACCGCGTGCTGGGACCGTCGCTAGAGTGGGGACCATGACCAACCCCCAGTCGCCCCGTTCATCCCAGCCCGCCGCGCCGGACCGCTTCGCCGCCCGCGCCATCGATCTCGCCGCCGTGAAACAGGCGGCGGACCAGCGGGAGAAGGCCAGGGAGGAGGCGGCGTCCGGGGTGCCGGTGCCGGTCGCGGCGACGGTCACCGCGGAGAGCTTCGAGCAGGACCTCGTGGTCCGCTCCACCCAGGTGCCGGTCATTCTCCAGCTCGGCAGTTCCCGGGCCCAGGGATCCGACGACATGGCGGCGGACCTCGCGCGCCTGGCCGCGGAGCAGGAGGTCTCCGGGGAGATCCGGTGGGTGTTCCGTCAGGTCGACGTGGACGCCACCCCGGAGATCGCGCAGGCACTCGGCGTCCGCGCTGTCCCGACCGTCCTCGCGCTCGCCGCGGGGCGGCCGCTGACCAACTTCGAGGGCGTGCAGCCGGAGGACCAGCTCCGTCAGTTCGTCGCCGCGGTGATCCAGGCGACGGCGGGGAAGCTGCCCGGCCTGCCCGCGTCCGGTGCCGCCGCGGAGGACGCCGGGGCAGCGGACACCGCCGGTGATCCGCGCTTCACGGAGGCGGC
This is a stretch of genomic DNA from Corynebacterium nuruki S6-4. It encodes these proteins:
- the nucS gene encoding endonuclease NucS, whose protein sequence is MRVLICRCAVDYDGRLEAHLPEADRLVLVKADGSVSIHADDRAYKPLNWMTPPCTLRETTGDDLTEADRELGVRQLWTVENPKKERLTIRIFEVYQDVSRELGEDPGLVKDGVEAHLQELLAAQIEILGEGYTLVRREYPTAIGPVDILSRDSEGGSVAVEIKRRGGIDGVEQLTRYVELLNRDELLAPVQGVFAAQEIKPQARTLAEDRGFRCVVLDYQAMRGLEPTELRLF
- a CDS encoding tetratricopeptide repeat protein, giving the protein MTNPQSPRSSQPAAPDRFAARAIDLAAVKQAADQREKAREEAASGVPVPVAATVTAESFEQDLVVRSTQVPVILQLGSSRAQGSDDMAADLARLAAEQEVSGEIRWVFRQVDVDATPEIAQALGVRAVPTVLALAAGRPLTNFEGVQPEDQLRQFVAAVIQATAGKLPGLPASGAAAEDAGAADTAGDPRFTEAAEALEREDYLAAVAVYDRILADSPEPEVKSEAQTARATAVLLGRTADGSGDEVDEMLLAGQRTDAFDTLIGQLQGAVTGGRTDERDALRDRLLDLFSLYDPADPTVIDARTRMASALF
- a CDS encoding F0F1 ATP synthase subunit epsilon; the encoded protein is MAEIAAELVAVERKLWSGKATSVSAQTTEGEIGVLPGHEPLLGQLVEDGVVVIRTVDGEKLVAAVQGGFISVSTEKITILADTAVWASEVDTSAAEAAENRADASRSDHDRAVSELRAVKRLQEH
- a CDS encoding DUF2550 domain-containing protein, whose amino-acid sequence is MLIAGGRFLTLRSRGILVVVRPLPSPEGRHWRHGVLVYGGLGARVFQVRSLRPLPDMEIHRQGTEIAGRRGITEWESQFLEPELHVLEVTDGGRRFEVALDEAGDTALVAWLESAPSTRQVRSMNKVDPRHGLDSRS
- a CDS encoding F0F1 ATP synthase subunit gamma; translated protein: MATLRELKDRIKSVNSTKKITKAQELIATSKITKAQARVSAAQPYADEITKVVQRLASASSLDHPMLDVNAETRRAAILVITSDRGMCGGYNHNVLKTTVELRKKLQNEGKDVVLYVAGSKGVDYFSFRSEPLAGAWTGFSQDPDYALSHDLRHHLIDGFTAGLDGTTPPREGLSAPEGQGLPGFDELHVVYTRFQSMLTQTPQAIRMLPIEPRVEDDLATGEDMLSDAGSVVADFDFEPDPDTLLAQLLPQYVSRAIFALLLESAASESAARRTAMSAATDNASALVNDLSRVANQMRQAKITQEISEIVGGVDALADSGESD
- the atpD gene encoding F0F1 ATP synthase subunit beta, with amino-acid sequence MTTATQAQREDAASTAAGRVVRVIGPVVDVEFPRGELPALYNALHVDVALEAVAKTITLEVAQHLGDNVVRTIAMAPTDGLIRGQSVADSGAQISVPVGDIVKGHVFNALGDCLDEPGLGRDGEQWGIHRDAPSFDQLEGRTQMMETGIKVIDLLTPYVQGGKIGLFGGAGVGKTVLIQEMITRIAREFSGTSVFAGVGERTREGTDLHLEMEEMGVLQDTALVFGQMDEPPGVRMRVALSGLTMAEYFRDVQNQDVLLFIDNIFRFTQAGSEVSTLLGRMPSAVGYQPTLADEMGELQERITSTKGHSITSLQAVYVPADDYTDPAPATTFAHLDATTELDRAISSKGIYPAVNPLTSTSRILEPGIVGQRHYDIAQRVIGILQKNKELQDIIAILGMDELSEEDKIVVARARRIERFLGQNFFVAQKFTDIPGSFVPLKDTIDAFERICNGEFDAYPEQCFDGLGGLDDVEAAYKKLTEK